A window of Cellulomonas wangleii genomic DNA:
CGGAGTAGACCAGGCTCGCGGCCCGCGGGATCCGCATGCCGCCGAACAGCTGGTCGACCCGGTCCAGCACCGGACCCGGCGTGGTGATGTCGAACGCGTACGACCGCACGACCGAGCGCAGCTGACCCATCGTGGCGGCCGCCTCGACGTCGTGCCCGACGACGTCCCCGATGACCACGCCGACGGTCTGCGGGTCGATCTGCAGCACGTCGTACCAGTCGCCGCCCACCTGCACGTCGTCGGAGTTGGGCGAGTAGTACGTCCACACGTCGAGACCGTCCACCTCGGCCTGCTCCGGCAGCATCGCCCGCTGCAGCGTCTCGGCCAGGCGGTGCTCGCGGTCGTACAGCCGCACGTTGTCGATGGACAGCCCCACGCGTCGCGCCACCAGCTCGACGACCGTGCGCTCGGAGGCGTCCAGCGCGGCGGTCCCCCCGCCGCCGCGGGGCCGCACGACGAGCATGCCGACCGGCCGTCGCCGGCCCGGGACCACCTGCACGACGACCCGCTGGTCGCCGTCGGCGTCGTCCGACGCGAGCCGTGCCGACAGCCACTGCGCGTAGGTGCCCTCGGGGTGCTCGGCCGCCAGGTCCAGCTCCAGCACGTCGCCGTCGGTGCCGGCCAGCAGCCGGCCCACCGGGTCCTGCCGGCACCGCGACAGCATCCGGCCCGACGGCCCGTGGTGGCGCGCGACGCCCGCACGGACGGGCTCGAGCCCGTCCGCCGCCCACAGCCCGTTGTCGAAGAGGAAGAAGTCGGCACGCTCGACCACCTCGGACTCCAGCAGCGCCGCGATCTCGCGCAGCCCGTGGGGCTCGTCCACGTCCATGAGCAGGTCCGACACGCGTGCGATGAGCGACAGGCTGCGCCGCTCACGACGTTCCTCGGCGACGAGCGCCGCCTGCTCGGCGGACGCGCTGAGCTCGGCGGTGAGGTCCTGCACGCCCGCGACGAGCGTCCCGGGCGGGACGTCGGCACCGGCGGGCACGGCCGAGACGTGCGCCACGCACCGCACGTGCACGCCGTCGGCGCGGCGCAGCACGACCGGGTGGGTCGACGGCCCGCGCCGGTACTCCCGCACCGCCTCCGGGTCGGTCGGCCGCACCCGCGGGTCCGCCAGCACGTCGAGCCCCACGATGGTGTCGGCCGCGTACCCGACGGCACGCGCGAGGGCGTCGTTGACCCACACGACACGGATGCCCGAGGGTTGCGTACGCAGCACCGCGTAGGGCACCTCGGTGGCGGCGAACGCGGCCCCGAGCGCCGCCGCGGTGGGCGCAGGACCGGTCAACGGCAGGGCGACCGGACCGTTCCCCCGGTTCGCTGGCGTAGTCTCGGACGTCGGTTCCGTGGCGTGGGAGTTGACCACCACCACCTCCGATCGTCTAGCGTGCCGAACGGATGGACGGCTCGACCAACCCGGCGAGCCCCACCAGCGCCCGGAAGGAGCATCGTGCGAGACGCTAACAGTCCTTCCGCCGACGAGGATGCCGCCACGGCGGACCCGACCGACCCGGTCACGGTCGGCGAACCCGGCGCAGTGCAGGTCATCGTGGGGACCGACCGCACCCGCATCGTCCTGTCGGGCGAGGTGGACGCGGACCTCGGCCCCGAGCTCCAGGAGGCCACGGCAGAGGCGGAGCAGCGTGGTCTGCCGATCGAGGTGGACGCGCACCACGTCACGTTCATGGACTCGTCGGGCGTGGCCTTCCTCGCCCGGCTGTCGATCCGCAGCGAGCACCGCGTGCGCCTGCTGCGCGTGCCGCCCACCGTGCGCTTCCTCCTCGAGGTGACGCGCATCGGCGAGCTGCTCGACGTGGTCGACGACGACGACGCCCCGTTCCAGCCGGTCGAGCCCACGTCCTGACACGAGCCCACGTCCTGACGCGTCGCCCCGACGCCGGTGACGTCGGGCCCCGGACGACGACGGCCCCGGTCCCCCTCGCGGGGACCGGGGCCGTCGTGCAGGCTCAGCGCACCGGTCAGGAGATCCGGGTGCCCGCCGAGCGCAGCTGCTGGCACGCCTCGACGATGCGGGCGGCCATGCCGGCCTCGGCCAGCTTGCCCCACGCGCGCGGGTCGTACGCCTTCTTGTTGCCGACCTCGCCGTCGATCTTCAGGACGCCGTCGTAGTTGGTGAACATGTGGCCGACGACCGGGCGCGTGAACGCGTACTGCGTGTCGGTGTCGATGTTCATCTTGATGACGCCGTTGTCGACCGCCTCGGCGATCTCCGCGGCCGTCGACCCGGACCCGCCGTGGAAGACGAGGTCGAACGGCGACTCCTTGCCGATCTTCGCGCCGACCTCACGCTGGATGTCCGCGAGGATCGACGGGCGCAGCTTGACCGCACCAGGCTTGTAGACGCCGTGCACGTTGCCGAACGTGAGGGCCGTCAGGTAGCGGCCCTTCTCGCCCGCACCGAGCGCCTCGACGGTCTTCAGACCGTCCTCGGCCGTGGTGTAGAGCTTCTCGTTGATCTCGGCCTCGTGGCCGTCCTCCTCGCCACCGACGACGCCGACCTCGATCTCGAGGATCGTGCGGGCCGCCTGCGAGAGCTCGAGGAGCTCGGCCGCGATGACGAGGTTCTCGTCCAGCGGGATGTCCGAGCCGTCGAACATGTGCGACTGGAACGTCGGGTTCTCGCCGCGCTTGACCTGCTCCGCCTCGAGGGCGAGGAGCGGGCGGACCCACGAGTCGAGGTTCTTCTTGACGCAGTGGTCGGTGTGCAGCGCGATGGTCACGCCGTAGTTCTTGGCGACCTCGGTGGCGTACGCGGCGAGCGCGAGCGTGCCGGAGACGCGGTTCTTGACGGTCGAGCCGGAGGCGTACTCGGCGCCACCGACGGAGACCTGGATGATGCCGTCCGACTCGGCCTCCGCGAAGCCCTGGATGGCGGCGGTGACGGTCTGGGACGACGTGATGTTGACGGCGGGGTAGGCGAACTTGCCGGCCTTCGCCCGGTCGATCATCTCGGCGTAGACCTCGGGGGTGGCGATGGGCATCGCGGCTCTCCTGATGTTCGGGTGCGGTACGACACGAGTCTGCCACCACCGGGCCCCGAGCGTTCCGGGACGTCCACCGGGACCAGGTCGCCCGGCCCGGGAGAGGTCGTGGTGCACGCGCCCGAGGACCGCCCGGGAGCGCGACGCCGTCAGTGCGCGCCGGCGCCGCCGGGCGGCGTCACGTGCTGCACCATCCACGTGTGCATGGCGATCGCCGCCGCCGCGCCCGCGTTCAGCGACCGCGTGCTGCCGTGCTGGGTGATGTGCAGGACGACGTCGCAGACGTCCTGCGCCGCGGCGGTCAGCCCCGTGGACTCCTGCCCCAGCAGCAGGACGCACGCGCGCGGCAGCGCGTACCCCTCGATCGGTACCGACCCGGGCACGTTGTCGAGGCCGACGACCGGCAGGCGCCCGCCGTCCGGCCCGGCGCCGGCGGCCCACGCCGCGAGCGCCGCCGCGTCGGCGTGGTGGTGCACGTGCAGGTAGCGGTCCGTCACCATCGCGCCGCGCCGGTTCCAGCGACGACGCCCGACGACGTGCACACCCGCGGCGTTGAACGCGTTGGCCGTGCGCACCACCGAGCCGATGTTGAGGTCGTGCGCCCAGTTCTCGATCGCGACGTGGAACGGGTGCCGCCGGCTGTCGAGGTCGGCCACGATCGCCTCGACCGTCCGGTAGCGGTAGGCGTCGACGACGTTGCGCCGGTCGCCGTGCGCGAGCAGCTCGGGGTCGTAGCGGGGGTCGAGGCGGTCCGTGCCGGGCAGCCGTGGCCAGGCCGCCGGGCCCCCGGGCCAGGGCCCGACGCCGACCTCGTCCGGCGGGCCGCCCACCGCCGGGCCGGCCTGCGCCGCACCCGCGACGGAGCCTTCCTGACCTGCAGGGTCGTCCGATCGCGGCATGCTGCCGAGCGTAGTCGCGGGCGCCCGCGGCGCGGTCCGCACCGCGGCCCCGGTGGCGCGCGCCGTGTCCGCACGCCACGGTTCGCGACCGCGGGCTCCTAGGCTGCAGGCATGGCACCCCCGCAGGACGAGGCACCGGTCGCCGGTGACGCCGTCGGCGCGGGGGCGTCACCGGTCGAGGCCGTCGACCGGGCGCTGCGGGTGCTCGAGGCGCTGGCGGCTGCCGGGCCGCACGGCACCGGGCTGGCGGAGCTCGCGTCGGGGCTGGGGCTGAACAAGACGACCGTGCACCGCACGCTCGCCGCGCTGCGCCACCGCGGTTTCGCGACGCAGGAGCCGTCCGGCCGGTACGTGCTCGGCCCCGCGGCGACGCGGCTGGGTGACGACTACCTCGGCGACGAGAACCTGCCCGTGCTGCTGCACCCCGCGCTCGTGGCGCTGAGCCGGGACGTCGACGAGCTGGTCCACCTGGGCGTGCTCGGCGGGCGCGAGGTCGTCTACCTCGACAAGGTCGAGCCCGAGCGCCCGGTGCGCGTCTGGTCGGCGATCGGGCGCCGCAGCCCCGCGGTCACCACCGCGCTCGGTCGGGCGCTCCTGGCGTACCGCGGGACCGACCGCGCGGCGCTCGCCGGCTACCTCACGGCGGGCGAGGTCGACGCCGAGCACGTCTGGGACGTCCTCGAGCGGGCGCGCCGCACGGGGTACGCGACGGAGGTCGAGGAGAACGAGGCGGGCATCAGCTGCCTCGCGGTGCCGCTCGTGCGCGCGGGTGCAGCGGTCGCGGCGGTGTCGGTCACCGCCCCGGTCGAGCGCATGACGCCCGGACGCGTCGCGGAGCTGCACGCCGCCGTGCTGCGCGTGCTGCCGCCCCTGCTGCCGGACGGGCTCACCCTCCCCCACCCGTGAGCCGGCCGGCCGGTCCCACCCCCTGCGGTTGACCGCTGGTCGTCCCGGAGCACCCAGCCGGGCCCGGAGCACCGCCGAACCGACCACTGGTCACCCCCGCGCAGCGGCGGCCCCCCCGGGCGGGTGTGCCGCGGCGCGCCCGCCGGTGACGGGGTGGACCCCGACATGAGACAGTGTTCCCCTCAGCGGCACGAGCGTTCCGCTAGGCGCAACACGTTCGAAGGAGAACCCGCGATGGACACCCTGGACCAGCTCGCCGCCGCCCGGCTCGTCCCGGTCGTCGTGCTCGACGACGCCGCCGACGCCGCGCCGCTCGCCGCCGCGCTCGTCGCGGGCGGGCTCCCCGTGGCCGAGGTGACCTTCCGCACCGCCGCGGCCCCCGACGCCATCCGCGTCATGAGCGAGCGCGGCGACCTGCTCGTCGGCGCCGGCACCGTCCTGACCGCCGCACAGGTCGACCAGGCCGTCGCGGCGGGCGCCTCGTACGTCGTCTCCCCCGGGCTGAGCCGGGCCGTCGTCGAGCGGTGCCAGGAGCACGGCGTGCTCGCCCTGCCCGGTGCGGTCACCGCCACCGAGATCCAGGCCGCGCTCGAGCTCGGCCTGACGACCGTGAAGTTCTTCCCCGCCGGCACGTCGGGCGGCCCGAAGGCGATCGCCGCCCTCGCGGCCCCGTTCGGCGGGGTGGGGTTCGTCCCCACCGGCGGTGTCAGCGCCGCGAACCTCCACGAGTACCTCGACGTGCCCGCCGTCGTCGCCGTCGGCGGCTCGTGGATGGTGGGCAAGGACCTCGTGCGTGCCGGCGACTTCGCAACCGTCACCCGCCTCACCGCCGAGGCCGTCGCCCTCACCCGGCGCTGATCCGCGCCGCACCGCCCCCGGACGCCGACCTCCACGAGACCGAGGACCCCATGAGCAGCCTGCCCATCCGCCCCGCGGCCGAGTGCCGCTACGACGTCGTCTCCCTCGGCGAGGTGATGCTGCGCCTCGACCCGGGCGAGGGCCGCATCCGCACCGCCCGGCAGTTCCGCGCGTGGGAGGGCGGCGGCGAGTACAACGTCGCCCGCGGCCTGCGCCGCGCGTTCGGCCTGCGCGCGGCCGTCGTCACCGCTCTGGCCGACAACGAGGTCGGCCGCCTGGTCGAGGACCTCGTCCTCACCGGCGGCGTCGACACCTCGTTCATCCGGTGGGTGCCCTACGACGGCATCGGCCGCGGCGTGCGCAACGGCCTGAACTTCACCGAGCGCGGGTTCGGCGTCCGCGGTGCCGTCGGGGTCTCCGACCGCGGCCTGACCGCGGCCTCGCAGATGAAGCCCGGCGACGTCGACTGGGACCACCTGTTCGGGGACCTGGGCGTGCGCTGGCTGCACACCGGCGGCATCTACGCCGCGCTCAGCGGGACGACGGCCGAGCTCGTCGTCGAGGCGGTGACCGCCGCGAAGCGTCACGGCACCGTCGTGTCCTACGACCTCAACTACCGGCCCTCGCTGTGGAAGGCCATCGGCGGGCAGGCGACGGCCCAGGAGGTCAACCGGCGCATCGCCGAGCACGTGGACGTCATGATCGGTAACGAGGAGGACTTCACGGCCTCCCTCGGGTTCGAGGTCGAGGGCGTCGACGAGAACATCTCCGCCATCGAGGTCGACGCGTTCGCCGCGATGATCGAGCAGGCCGCCGCCGCGTACCCGAACTTCCAGGTCATCGGCACCACGCTGCGCACCGTGCACTCGGCGTCCTGCAACGACTGGGGCGCGATCGCGTGGTCCCGCGACACCGGGGTCGTGCAGGCGACGTACCGCGAGCGCCTCGAGATCCTCGACCGCGTCGGCGGCGGCGACTCGTTCGCGTCCGGGCTGATCTACGGCCTGCTCGACGGGCAGCCGCTGGCGACCGCCGTCGAGTACGGCGCCGCGCACGGCGCGCTCGCCATGACCACGCCCGGCGACACCACGATGGTGACGAAGGCCGAGGTCCTCAAGCTGGCGGGCGGGGGCAGCGCGCGGGTCGACCGGTGACCCGGCCCCCACGCCCGCCCAGCGCCGTCACCGTCCGCGCCCGGGGCGCCGGCGGCCCGACGTGCACGGGTCCTGCACCCGGGGACCAGCCGCCGCCCACGTCGCGCGCCGTACGCTGGGACCCATGCTGACGACGACGGTGCTCGCTGCCGCCCTGACCGATGCCCCGATGCAGGCCCTGGCGGCCGGCCCGCTGCCCGCGCTGGGCCCGGACTTCCTCGACGCCGAGAAGCTCATCAACTCGTTCGGCACCGCGGCGCTCATCGGCATCGTCGCCGTCGTCTTCATCGAGACCGGGCTGCTGTTCCCGTTCCTGCCCGGTGACTCGCTGCTCTTCACCGCCGGGGCGCTCGTCGCGCAGGACTCGCTGCAGCTCAACATCTGGGTGCTGTGCCTCCTGCTGTTCCTCGC
This region includes:
- a CDS encoding IclR family transcriptional regulator; its protein translation is MAPPQDEAPVAGDAVGAGASPVEAVDRALRVLEALAAAGPHGTGLAELASGLGLNKTTVHRTLAALRHRGFATQEPSGRYVLGPAATRLGDDYLGDENLPVLLHPALVALSRDVDELVHLGVLGGREVVYLDKVEPERPVRVWSAIGRRSPAVTTALGRALLAYRGTDRAALAGYLTAGEVDAEHVWDVLERARRTGYATEVEENEAGISCLAVPLVRAGAAVAAVSVTAPVERMTPGRVAELHAAVLRVLPPLLPDGLTLPHP
- a CDS encoding TrmH family RNA methyltransferase, whose protein sequence is MPRSDDPAGQEGSVAGAAQAGPAVGGPPDEVGVGPWPGGPAAWPRLPGTDRLDPRYDPELLAHGDRRNVVDAYRYRTVEAIVADLDSRRHPFHVAIENWAHDLNIGSVVRTANAFNAAGVHVVGRRRWNRRGAMVTDRYLHVHHHADAAALAAWAAGAGPDGGRLPVVGLDNVPGSVPIEGYALPRACVLLLGQESTGLTAAAQDVCDVVLHITQHGSTRSLNAGAAAAIAMHTWMVQHVTPPGGAGAH
- the eda gene encoding bifunctional 4-hydroxy-2-oxoglutarate aldolase/2-dehydro-3-deoxy-phosphogluconate aldolase, with the protein product MDTLDQLAAARLVPVVVLDDAADAAPLAAALVAGGLPVAEVTFRTAAAPDAIRVMSERGDLLVGAGTVLTAAQVDQAVAAGASYVVSPGLSRAVVERCQEHGVLALPGAVTATEIQAALELGLTTVKFFPAGTSGGPKAIAALAAPFGGVGFVPTGGVSAANLHEYLDVPAVVAVGGSWMVGKDLVRAGDFATVTRLTAEAVALTRR
- a CDS encoding STAS domain-containing protein; translation: MGTDRTRIVLSGEVDADLGPELQEATAEAEQRGLPIEVDAHHVTFMDSSGVAFLARLSIRSEHRVRLLRVPPTVRFLLEVTRIGELLDVVDDDDAPFQPVEPTS
- a CDS encoding sugar kinase translates to MSSLPIRPAAECRYDVVSLGEVMLRLDPGEGRIRTARQFRAWEGGGEYNVARGLRRAFGLRAAVVTALADNEVGRLVEDLVLTGGVDTSFIRWVPYDGIGRGVRNGLNFTERGFGVRGAVGVSDRGLTAASQMKPGDVDWDHLFGDLGVRWLHTGGIYAALSGTTAELVVEAVTAAKRHGTVVSYDLNYRPSLWKAIGGQATAQEVNRRIAEHVDVMIGNEEDFTASLGFEVEGVDENISAIEVDAFAAMIEQAAAAYPNFQVIGTTLRTVHSASCNDWGAIAWSRDTGVVQATYRERLEILDRVGGGDSFASGLIYGLLDGQPLATAVEYGAAHGALAMTTPGDTTMVTKAEVLKLAGGGSARVDR
- the fbaA gene encoding class II fructose-bisphosphate aldolase, with amino-acid sequence MPIATPEVYAEMIDRAKAGKFAYPAVNITSSQTVTAAIQGFAEAESDGIIQVSVGGAEYASGSTVKNRVSGTLALAAYATEVAKNYGVTIALHTDHCVKKNLDSWVRPLLALEAEQVKRGENPTFQSHMFDGSDIPLDENLVIAAELLELSQAARTILEIEVGVVGGEEDGHEAEINEKLYTTAEDGLKTVEALGAGEKGRYLTALTFGNVHGVYKPGAVKLRPSILADIQREVGAKIGKESPFDLVFHGGSGSTAAEIAEAVDNGVIKMNIDTDTQYAFTRPVVGHMFTNYDGVLKIDGEVGNKKAYDPRAWGKLAEAGMAARIVEACQQLRSAGTRIS
- a CDS encoding SpoIIE family protein phosphatase, which encodes MTGPAPTAAALGAAFAATEVPYAVLRTQPSGIRVVWVNDALARAVGYAADTIVGLDVLADPRVRPTDPEAVREYRRGPSTHPVVLRRADGVHVRCVAHVSAVPAGADVPPGTLVAGVQDLTAELSASAEQAALVAEERRERRSLSLIARVSDLLMDVDEPHGLREIAALLESEVVERADFFLFDNGLWAADGLEPVRAGVARHHGPSGRMLSRCRQDPVGRLLAGTDGDVLELDLAAEHPEGTYAQWLSARLASDDADGDQRVVVQVVPGRRRPVGMLVVRPRGGGGTAALDASERTVVELVARRVGLSIDNVRLYDREHRLAETLQRAMLPEQAEVDGLDVWTYYSPNSDDVQVGGDWYDVLQIDPQTVGVVIGDVVGHDVEAAATMGQLRSVVRSYAFDITTPGPVLDRVDQLFGGMRIPRAASLVYSALVRGEGGCWTLRYSRAGHLPLLHVRDGRTRLLRGTGGRLVGFGEGGRATDEVELAPGDVVVYYTDGLVERRDRSLRAGLEELETVAAAVTARDAAGIGEDLLSRLADHPEDDVAVVVLRVPGTDDHLAGAVSPRRRRWALPSEPASIGRARHAVVRTCQAWEIPDAANAELVVSELVANAVLHGWGHVALQLYDTGDGLRIEVEDANPTPPVTTDGHPGRVGGFGMQIVERLADWGWRQSRGGKVVWAKVRPGSLPASARHA